The nucleotide window GAATGAGCCGAACACAACCGGGAGTGTTTCACCGCAGAGGGCGCGAGAGGGCGCAGAGAGAAAGAACTGAGATAAAAGGCAGAAGAACGATCGTTCGCTCTCGACTTTTCTCTCCGCGCCCTCTCGCGCCCTCTGCGGTGAAGCACTCTTTCTTGCGCCTTCCTGTGCCCTCTGCGGTGAATCACTGCCTTTTGGGTCATCATGAGCACACCGACACCAGTGCCCGCGCCCGCGGCGCCCGACACACAGACCCTCTGGCGCCTCATCGTCCAGGCCGGGGGGATGAAGGCGTACATCGACGGGCAGCTCCGCGAGCGCGGGTTCCTCGTCACCCGGCGCGACGCCGACGCGATGTCCGACCGGGAGAAGGACGCGTACAAGAAGGCGCTCAAGCAGGAGGCGGAGGAGCGCCGCAAGCTCCGGCGGGAGACGTGGGGCGCGTACAAGGCGAATCACATCGTTCACCTCGGCGAGGGCGTGTTCTGGACCGACGAGCCGAAGGACGATAAGTGGGACACGCCCAACAGCGAGGAGCGGGCGGCCGAGAACGAACTCCCCGCGCTCGACAAACCCGAGCAGCTCGCCGAGGCGCTCGGCGTCACCGTCGCGCAGCTCAAAGGCATGGCGTACCACCGCGACGCCGCCACGTCCCTGCACTACGTCCGGTTCACCATCCCCAAGCGCGACGGCACCGAACGGCCCATCTGGGCGCCGAAGAAGCGCCTGAAGGCCGCGCAGCGCTGGATCTTGCACCACATCGTCGAACGGTTGCCGGTTCACGGCTCCGCGCAGGGGTTCCTGGTCGGGCGGTCGATCCTCAGCAACGCGCAGGTTCACGAGAGCCCCAAGATCCTGCTGAAGATGGACATCAAGGAGTTCTTCCCGACCGTCACCGTGAAGCGGGTGAGGGGCGTGTTCCGCCGCGCCGGCTACCGCAATGGGATCAGCACGCTGCTGGCCCAGGTCTGCACCGAAGCGCCGCGCGAGATCGTGACCATTGAGGGAAAGACCTACTACGTCTCGCTCGGGCCGCGGTGCCTGCCGCAAGGCGCCCCCACCAGCCCGGCGATCACCAACGCGCTGTGCCTGCGCCTCGACCGCCGGCTCGCCGGGCTGGCGAAGCGGTACGGCTGGCGCTACACCCGCTACGCCGACGACCTGACCTTTAGCCTCCCGATGGAGCACAAGGGGCCGCCGAAGCTCGGCTCGATGCTCGGGTGCGCCCGACGAATCGTGGAGGCCGAGGGTTTCGAGGTCAAGTCCGAGAAGACGCGGATTCACCGAACGGGCGGGCGGCAAAGCGTGACGGGGCTCGTGGTGAACGGCGACGGCCCGCCGCGCACGACCCGCAAGCTGCGGCGCCAGCTCCGCTCGGCGATTCACAAGCTCAAAACCGGCAAGCCACTCCAAGAAGGCGAATCGCTGGCCCGCCTGACCGGCTACGCGGCGTTCGTCCACATGACGAACCCGGAACTCGGTCGCAAGATGCTCGCAGACATTCAGGGATTCGAGGGCCAGGCGGAAGGTCAAGTAGTGTGATGTTCGGGCGACGCACGCCAAATCCAGCCGATTCAACCTGCGATCTGAGATCGTTGATTTCAGACACAACACCGAGTGACCGACGGTTATTCCGTACTCTTGCCTCATACGCGCTTGCTCCTCCTGTACTGATCCACAAGCGCGCGGGGTGCGCCAATGTCAATCGTGTGGACCTCGCCGGTCCACTCCTTCGACTTTGGATTGAGGAACCCGCGTTTGGGAGCAACGAAGGTAGCGGTGTGAGTCGCCCGGACGGCCGGGCCGAGCGGTTCGCCGGTGTCGCAATCGAGCCCGGAGGGAATGTCGATCGCGAGGACCTGATATCCCGAAGTATTAAGCATGCGAAAGTAGTCGGTGTAGCGTTCATCCAGTGCGCGGTTCAGTCCGGTACCGAAAAGGGCATCGATAAGCCAACCCGCTGGCGTGGGTAGCACTTCCGGAAGCCAAGGCAGCATGGGTACAGCCGAGCGCTCGATGATTTTTCGATTCACGGCCGCATCACCAGTTAGTTGTGTCGTTCCGGGGTGATCAATCGTCCACACCGGCCACCCCGCGTTATCGAGGTGGCGGGCGATCACAAACCCATCGCCGCCGTTGTTTCCCGGTCCGCACAGGATCACCACCGCCTTGCGATCCGGGTTCAGGCGCATCAGCAGTTCGGCGGCGCCGCGGCCAGCGTTCTCCATCAGCACTACGCCCGGAACCCCGAACTCCTCGATCGCCCGGCGGTCGAGTTCGCGAACCTCACTGCGTGAGAGTGTGAACATGGTATTGACCTCAATATCACCAATCGTTGAACTCGCAGAGTGTGAGACCACGGGGTGTGACCGCGCCCTTACTCGCACCTAAACAATTGACTGGAATAATTTTACACCTCTCGTTCGTACACCGGCAGGGTTCCCTTCGACCGGTCGTGTTATCCGCCTTTGCGGGTTGTGCAAGTGATTCATGGGTAGCGGGACGGTAGCGAACCGGTAGCTCGCGGGAAGTGAATGGCGCGTTCGAAGGGTAGCACCCCGCCAGTTCCCAACCCGCGACGGTCCAGCCGATGCCCTCGTCGCGACCACTGTAACCTCCGTTACACCGCGCCCCGAGTGCCACCGGAACCGCTCCGCCCGCCGTACCCAATTGGCTTCAAGGGCTACTCGGGAGGAGTGAACCGCCACTCGTCGCGCCGACCGCTATTCGGGGCTCGAACTGTACCGCCCGTTACACCTGACGCCCTGAAGACGCGAATGGCGTAACCCAACGTGCCACCGGCGCACCGTTCATCCGCCCCCTACAGATACAGATGGCACGAGCGGTTGCGGGGCGCGGGCTCCCATCGCGGAACGAGACCCTCAAACGGATTTGCGTATCACTCTGGCCCCAGCACCCGGGGGTGAACCTGCAGCCGCCTGTTGGGGTAGCGGGTCGTGCGGTAAGACCCGTCTCACGGACCGACCTGAGCCACCGCACCAGACTGCCGGAAGCAGTTACGTCCCGCCTCGTGAGCCGGCCGAATGTCCCCGCGGCAAAGGGCGGTATGCAACGCGTGCCGGGTTGCACTGACCAGGGGCACCCGGCCTTCAGGGTCCGAATCATCGCCCCCCCCCAAGCAGCCGATGAAAAAGCGGGCCGGTGTGTTAGGTCTCGCCCCCGACCGCCGAACTCCTCCCGCCGCCCACCCATTCGGAGGTTGCCCATGCCTACCTGGACTCTCAAAAAGCTCGCGGCCCGTCTGCTCCAATCGACCGGCCGCCCCCGCCCGGTTCCAGCGCTCCGTTCGGGGCTCGAAGCCCTGGATGACCGGGTGATGCCGTCGGTGTCCGTCTTCCCCTACGGCGAGGCGTTATACATCACCGGCACGGCAGGGGACGACGCCGTGGCCGTCACCCGGTCCGGGGGACAGCTAACGGTCACCACCCGGGCCGGTAACGGCCCGGCGGTGTCGACCGCGGTGCCGGTCGTGCCGTGGATGTACATCCAGTTCGCGGGGTTCGACGGCAACGACTCGTTCTCCAACGAGACGGACATCCCCGCCTACGCCGACGGCGGGAACGGGAACGATGACCTGCGCGGCGGTTCGGCGGCCGACACCCTGACGGGCGGTGCGGGCGACGACTACCTCAACGGCGGGGCCGGCAACGACGCCATCGACGGTGGGGCGGACAACGACATCATCCACGGAGGCCAGGGGAACGATGTACTCACTTGCGGAGCCGGCAACGACTACGCATCCGGGTCGGACGGCAACGACCTGTTGATCGGCGGGACCGGCAACGACTTCTTGGCCGGCGGAGCTGGAGACGACGCCTTCGACCCGGGCACCGGGACCGACACCCTGACCGGCGGCACCGGGTGGGACCGGCTGTCCATTGCCGCCCGGGCCGCCGGGGCCGAGGTGCAGAACACCCAGGTGGTGTTCCGGCAGGTCACCGCCACCGGGTTCGGGAGCGTCGTCGAGACCGTCGGGTGCCCCGACGTCGAGACGGTCGAACTGTGGGGCGGGGCCGAGAACAACCGCTTTGACGCGATCGGGTACACCGGGACGGTCATGTTCCACGGCGGGGCCGGGGCCGACTGGCTGCGCGGCACGGGCGGGGGCGATGTCCTGAACGGCGGAGAGGGGAACGACACCCTCTCCGGCGAGGGCAACTTTGACATCCTGAACGGTGGGGCCGGCAACGACGCCCTGTACGGCGGGGACGGCAACGACAACCTTGACGGCGGGGACGGGAACGACGCCCTGTACGGCGGGGCCGGCAACGACACGCTGACCGGCGGAGCCGGCAACGACGGCCTGTACGGCGGGGCCGGCTTCGACCGAGTGGCCGAGAACGCGCGGTACGCGGTCGTGTACGTCGGTGCCGACGCCGTCCGATCGTACTTCTGGCAGGGGGCGTTCATGGAGTTCGACCCGATCACCGAGATGGAGGTCGTGGCGGTGACCGGCGGGGCCGAGAACAACTGGTTCAGCGCGAACGGCTACACCGGGTCGGTCGAGTTCCGCGGCGGCGCCGGCAACGACACCCTACTGGCCGGCACGTCCGGCGACGCGGCCCTCTTCGGCGACGCCGGCAACGACACCCTGGGCGGGGGCATAGGGTTCGACCTCCTGCGGGGCGGGGCCGGCAACGACACGCTGACCGGCGGGGCCGGGAACGACCGGCTGTTCGGAGAGGGGGACGATGACACCCTCAGCGGCGGGTTCGGCAACGACGTGCTCGACGGGGGTGACGGGAACGACGTGCTCGGGGCGGTCGTCACCGTCGGCGGGCTGAGCGGCGGATGGCGGCAGTACACGTTCGCTGACGAGCCCGGGGACGATGTTCTGCGGGGCGGGTCCGGCAACGACACCGCCCGGGGCGGGTCCGGAAACGATGTCATCGAAGGCGGGTCCGGCAACGACACCCTGGGGGCCGTGCTGGTCAACGTCCGCCGCACCAACAACGACTCGATCTACTACTGGGAAGACATCGGCGAGGACGGGAACGACGTGATCCGCGGCGGCGACGGGGACGACACCATCAAGGGAGGCAACGGGAACGACAAGCTGTACGGCGAGGGCGGCAACGACATGCTCGGGGGCGAGACGCAACTCGCCTACGCCCAACTCAGCGGGGACGGGTACGCCTACGGGTTCGACCTGTACGGGGAAGCCGGGGACGACGAGTTGTACGGCGGAACCGGCAAGGACATCCTGGGCGGGGGGGACGGCAAAGACATCCTCGACGGGGGCGGCCAGTACATCAGCCCCGGCTACCAGATCCTCAACGCCCTCGGACAGATCTACTTCGACATCGACGTCGCGGTGGCGGCCGACGGGGACCTGATCTACTCAGACGGCGGGCTGTCCGCCTACTTCGGGTTCGAACTGAACAAGAACTACGTCAACGAGCTGACCGGGGAGCGGCGGTAGCCGGCCGCCCGCCCCGACCTGGAAGCCGGTGGAGGCCCACCCTCCAGTGGCTTTCCGCCCTGGAGTAGGCCGGCGGGCGTGGCGCAGGGCGGAAGTCCTGCGCCACGCCCGCCGGCCTACTCATACCCCAACACCAAGTCGATCACCCAGCACCCGCGCACATGCACCTGATGCGGGTCACGGCAGTGAGCGAGGATGTCGGCGTTGTCGCAGCCCGCGTCCTGAAGTGCGTCGGCCAGGATCGGCATCGCGGAGAAGTCGCGGGTGTCATACATCTCGCGTGCGAGCGCGATTGCGGTTGAGATGCGCCACTCAGGCGCGAACCCGACCGGCCGAAACGGGTTGCCAAACACCTCGTGCATAAGTGCCAACTTGGCATGTGATTCGGCTTGGCATTCAGCGTCATACGCGTGATTCTGGTCCTCCGACCGCCAGCCGGCGGCGTCAGCCGCAACTTGACTGAGTCCGCGGAGAACCGACACCAACTGATCCAGCGCCCGCTGTTGGGGCGAACTGATGAACGGTGAACGGCGCTCGTAGGTCGTCACAAACGCCGGGACCGACGGCGCGGAGCGGGTGCCGAACGCGGCCAGCGCGTCGGCCAGCTTGCGCTCCGGCGTTCCACACACCGCCAGCAGTTCGCACACGAACTCAACCGCCTCGGCTGCGGAAGTCGTGCCCTCGGCACGCCAAGGTAACACTACTTCGTTAAACTCTGCAAAATCCTCGTAGCGCATACGAGCTAAGTGCGCGGCCGCGCGGACGCTCTTCACCACCTCACCCCAATCGTGCGGTCCGGTTACCCCATCTGCCCAGCGATCGAGGAGGTCCATTGCGGCTTGCACTTGGTCGTCGCGAAGAAGTGCGGGCGTTGATGGAGAGAACGACATGGGCGCAGCCCAGAACGGCTCGAACCGGTCGAGCCACGCGGTCGTGATGAGTGCGATCTGCCGCGCGGACATGCGGGTGTACAGCGGCGCATTCTCGAACCAGTGGAAACCGGCCCGCGTCAGCCACCTCTCTTCTTCGGGCATTGCAGCACCTTCCCTTGCGTCCTCGCCACAGAACTGAGCCGCTACGCGCTACCCCTTCCCGAGCACCAGATCGACCACCCAGCACCCGCGCACGTGAACCGGTTGCGGGTCGAGGCAGTGGGTCAGGATGTCGGCGTTGTCGCACCCGGCGTCCTGAAGTGCGTCGGCCAGGATCGGCATCGCGGAGAAGTCGCGGGTGTCATACATCTCGCGTGCGAGGGCGACCGCGGTTGAGGTACGCCACTCAGGCGCGAACTCGGCCGGCCGAAACGGGTTGCCAAAAATCTCGCGGAGCAAATCAACCTGAAAGAGCAACTCGCCTTGGCCGGTGTCATAATCGTCGTGACCGCACGGAGCCGACATGCACGAATCGAGACAATACTCGGGATGGATCGGGAATGACGTGAGCTGCTCAACCGCGAACGTGAATTCATACTCTTCCCGGTCAATTTCGGCTCTACAGCCGTGCGAATCTTGCAATCGTTTTCTCAGCAGGCTCAATCGATCAAGCAGTACCGGGTCCCACTCCTCGGCGTTCAACTCTTCGGCAATCTGCTCGCACCCGTCGATCACCTCCGCGAGCGTTACGTCCGAAATCTGCTCCACGACCCGACGACAGCACACCACACCGAGCAGGCGAAACTTCCGATCGGAGTGTGTGGCGGCTTTGTGAAGGTAACGGAGTAACCTCAGCGGTCGCCGCCAGGCCAACCATTCTTCTTCGGTCATCGCGGGTTCTCAAAAGCAGCGCACCCCCGAGTCACGGTCGAACCGCGTCTCGGGGGTGCGTTGAAGCGACTCGCTCACCTCGGCCATCAGCCCAGGTTCATCGAGAGCAGGAACTCCAGGTTCGACTTCGTCTTCTTCGACTTGTTGATGAGCATCTCCATCGCTTCCACCGGGTGCATGTCGGCCAGCACGCGGCGCAGGATGCGCACCTTCTCGTACTCCTCCGGGTGCATGAGGAGTTCTTCCTTGCGCGTCCCGCTGCGCACCGCGTCGATCGCGGGGTACACGCGCTTCTCGACGAGCCGGCGGTCCAGGTGCAGCTCGCTGTTACCTGTGCCCTTGAACTCCTCGAAGATGACCTCGTCCATCTTCGAGCCGGTGTCCACGAGGGCGGTCGCGAGGATGGTCAGCGAGCCGCCCTCCTCGACGTTCCGCGCGGCACCGAAGAACCGTTTCGGCTTCTGCATCGCGTTGGAATCGAGACCGCCGGACAGGAGCTTACCGCCGCCGGGGGCCTCGGTGTTGTGGGCGCGGGCCAGACGGGTGATCGAGTCGAGCAGGATGATGACGTCCCGCCGCATTTCCACCATCCGCTTCGCCTTCTCCAGGACGATCTCGGACACGTGGATGTGCTCTTCCGGCGGCTCGTCGAACGTGCTCGCCACCACCTCGGCGTTCGGGCTCTGGACGAGCCGCTGCATCTCGGTCACTTCTTCCGGCCGCTCGTCCACCAGCAGCACGAAAACGTACGACTCGGGGTGGTTCTTGAGGATGGCGTTGGCCATCTTCGAGAGGAGGATGGTCTTACCGGTGCGGGGCGGCGCGACGATCAGCCCGCGCTGGCCCTTGCCGATGGGGGTGATGAGGTCGACGATCCGCATCGACAGGTCGTCGGGCGTCGTTTCGAGCTTGAGCCGCTCGTTCGGGTGCAGCGGGGTCAGGTCTTCGAAGCTGGTGACGCCGGTGCCCTCGTCCGGGTGCTTCCCGTTGACGAGTTCGATCTGCATCAGCGCGAAGTTGTCCTGGTTCTCGATGGGCAGCCGGATCGGCCCTTCGACCACCAACCCGGTCCGCAGGCTCATGCGCCGGATCTGGCTGGGGGAGACGTAGATGTCTTCGGGGCTGGCGAGGTAGTTGTGCGCCTGGCTGCGGAGGAACCCGTAGCCGTCGGGCAGAACCTCCAGGGTGCCGGACCCGCGGACCACCTCGCCACGCTCGATCTGGCGCCGCACCACGCCCACGATGAGCTGCGCGCGGCTCATCCCGGTGTGTTCGCGGATGCCCTCTTTTTCCGCGAGCGCGAACAGCTCGGGCATCGGCATCCGGTACAGGTCGTCGAGGCGCGCCCCGCTGCCCGCGGGGCGCTGACGTTCGGGCCGCTCCGGGCGCTCGGGCCGCTCACGCTCCGGGCGCTCGGCGGGCGGGGGTGCGGCGGGCGGCGCCGAAGCGACCGGGGGCGGACCTTCAGGTTTCCGGAAGGGGCGCTTGCCGGCGATTGCGGCAGCACGAAGTGAGGGCCGCGGCAGCGGCGACCCTTCGACGCCTTTGGCGTCGGGCATAGCTCGATCCTCGGTCGGAAGGGATGAACAGGACTCGGGGCGGTTCTCCGCCGCCGGTCGGACGTGGCAATAGCGCCACCAAAGGACCGCACGGGACCAATTCCCGGCGAGCCCGAATTCAGGCGAAACTCAAGTCAGAGGGTACGCACAGACTTCCCACACGGGGCGAAACGCTTCACAACTTGTCAGCAACTCCCTCGCCGTTCGGCGCCGCACTCCGGGAAAGGTCACGGAACTCGGTGAGTGCGGTTCAAGCCCAGCGATTCGCCTCTTTCGGTCACTTGCCTCTTCGACCACGCACCTTTTTGGCAGTACGCCTCTTTGGCTAAATGGACGAGTGCCAGGCGTTTTACTCACAGTGCCAAAATATGGGTGGGGAAGTCAAGATGCGTTGTGAGCCGCTCATCGCGGCCCGACACGCTGGAAAGTGCGGGCTTCCAACTTACCGGCAGTCTACGTCATCCCTGAATCGCGTCAATACGATTCTAGACTCAGTACCGCAAAAAATCCAGTCGCATTAAGGCAGGATGTGAGGAGATGCGGGCCGGCGCGTTTGTAGCGCGCCGGCCCGGTACGGCTCCGAAACGAATCACCCGCAGCCGCAACCGGCTGTATGGGTCTCGCGGGTCGTACCGAATCCGATTGATGAGTACCCCCTCACCGGGCATCGGCTACCATCGGCCGAGTCCGCTCCCAATCACAAGCACTCTTCAACCGGATTCGGTATCAGTCCAGTTTGATGTCCAGGTTCTGAACGGCTTCCGTCACCTCCACCCGGAGCGGTGATTTGTCCACCGCTCCGTACTTCTGCTGAATCGCAACGAGATCCGCCGGCTTCTTTCCGCGCCCCTTCGCGGCATCAAGTTCCTCCTTCGGGCTGGCGGGGCGCCACGCCACCCAGACCTTGTGAGTACCAACGACGGCCCCCTTGGTGCTCGCATCGTACTCCAGCGTGAACCGCCCGCTCTCGTCCGACACGCCCCAGCTCGGGCGCCCGGTCGCCGGTTCAAAGTTGACCGTCATGTGCGGCACGGGTTGCCCGTTCCGGGTAACGGTTCCCGATACGGGGACGATTTTCGGCCCGTCGCTACAGCCGCCGGCACCGACGAGCGCAAGGAACAGAAGGGCGGTCGCCGCCGCCCGGAGAAAGGTGGCCATGGGTCCGCTCCGGTTATGAGGGTAAGGCACTCGGCGCCGAATCAGTAGTTCGGGAGGACCTCGCCACCCGCCCGGGTGAACATCCACTGGTAGGCGTTGAAATCGATGTTGTTGTTCACGAGCGCAACCCGCCCGTCCACCCACGCGGCCAGCACCCCGTTCGTGTGGCTGCCGACGGCCGCCCGGTTGTTGTAAACGGTCGCGTTCGGCGGGAACGGGGTGCCGCCGCCGTACTCGCGGGCCGTCACCATCCCCTGCGTCGGGTGGTGGACCCAGGCGAAGTGGTTGGCGCCCTGGTTGGCGTCCAGCCAGCTCTGGTTCGCCCACGCCGCCTTCTCCAAGAACAGGAACGTGTTGCTGGTCCCGTCGGTCACCTCCGTCATCCGCACCTTGCTGTTCACCCACCCGATCCCGTTCTGCTGGGTCATCCGCTCGGCGCAGCAGTTGTCGCTGCCGCTGCTGGCGTTCATCGCGTAGTCCTTCATCTCGTTCGGGTTGCCCGCCGGCCGGGCCGACGGGCACCGGAACACCTTGGGCGCGTTGGTACACGCGAACTGGTTGGCGGTGTTACCCGCCGGGCCGCGGTTCGCGCCGTTCTCCCAGATCGCCGACGCGTAGGCCGGAACGTTCAGGTTGAACCGGTTGTACAGGTTGTCGGCCTCGACGTACGGCAGCACCGGCACGGCCCAACTGAAGTGGCCCCAGGGCACCGCCGCGCCGAGGGACGGGTCCGCCCAGCCGGACGGGAAGTTGTAGTCGCCGGTCATCGGCCCGAAGCTGCCCGGCGGCAAACCGCCGAGCGCGTCGTGGTGGCTGTGCGCGGCCAGGGCGAGTTGCTTCAGGTTGTTCGAGCACGACATCCGCGCGGCGGCCTCGCGCACCTTCTGGACGGCGGGCAGCAGGAGCCCGATCAGGATCGCGATGATCGCGATCACCACCAACAACTCGATCAGCGTGAACCCGCGCCGCTGGCGAAATGAAAACATGGCGACCCTCGTGGAGAAACGAGTCGGAAATGCGGAACGATTATCCGAGCCGCCCGAAATCCTAACAGAACTGTCACCAGAACGCCACAACTTTTTCGGTGTCGCGCGAAACGGGCAGAGCAAAGAACCGCAGCGAACTGTATATCACAATGGTATTTTCTGTAATGCATTTTCAACGCAGCTTCATGCGATCTTCGTGTAGGATGTGTACCGTAACACCACATCTTCGCGAGGTGCGTCATGCGCTGGGCAGTCTCGTTATTTCTTGTAGCCGCGGCCGTTGTTGCGGTGCCCGGGTGCGGGAAGCCGCCGATGGTGACGGTCAAAGGTGTCGTCAAGGCGGGCGGGAAGCCGGTCCCGCACTGCAAGGTGGGTCTGTTCCCGGACGTCGAAGGGTTCGACCCGAGCAAGCACGGGTACGGGTTCGGGATGACGAACGACAAGGGCGAGTTCGAGATCCAGCACCCGAACGGGACCAAGGGCATCTTCCCCGGCACCTACAAGGTCACGTTCGTCGCGTGGGTCGACAGCAAGGGTAAAGCGATCCCGCCGGAGACGAAGCCGAGCGAGGTGCCGGGCGGTGTCAAGAACCTGTTGCCCTCGAAGTACGAGGCGCTGAGCGACACGCCCGAACGGCTCACGGTTTCGAAGGAAGGCGCCGAGGCCAACTTCGACCTGTCCACCCAGTGACCGCCCGCATCGCCCGTTTCATCCTCATTTTCCTAAGGAGTTACCGATGCCCTCGCGCCGCCGGTCCGGGTTCACGCTGATCGAGTTGTTGGTGGTGATCGCGATCATCGCGATCCTGATCGGGCTCCTGCTGCCCGCCGTCCAGAAGGTCCGCGAGGCCGCCGCCCGCATGAGCTGCCAGAACAACCTCAAGCAGCTCGGCCTCGCCTGCCACTCGTTCCACGACGCCCAGCAGGGGTGGCCGCTGGGCATCGAGTTCAACGTCGGCAGCGCGTGGACCGCATTCATCCTGCCGTACATGGAGCAGGACAACGTTTACAAGGCCCTGACGTTCCAGGAGGACAGCCTCGCGAACCGGCAGTGGGCGCAAGGGCTGCCCGGGGTCCCCGGTGACATCACCAGTTCGAACCCGGACCTCCGGAACATCGGCGCGTGCGAGATGAAGTTCAAGATGTTCACCTGCCCGTCGTCGGGCCTGCCCGACAACATCCCGGACATCTCGGGCGACAACTGGATCGTCCAGCGCCGCGCGCCGGCCAACTACTCCGGGTGCGTGTCCGGGGTGATCACCGACGACCGCCGCCGCATCACCGCCAACACCCCGTGGGGCTCGACCAACAGCGGCACCGAGGACATCCACACCCTCGACGGGATCTTCATCGCCAAACAGGTCCACCAGCGGATCACGCGGGACGGCCAGAGCTACGGCGGGATGACCAGCGGGGTGACCATGACCGGGATCACCGACGGCACCTCGAACACGATCGCCATCGGCGAGGTGCTGACCGACCGGCTCGCGATCCCGGACATGGGCCTGACCCGCGAGAACAACGCCAGCGGCCAGGGCCGTAAGGACCACTGGGCGATCGGCGGCGACGACGCGGACACCAGCAACCAGGGCGACATGTCGGAGTTCCTGTTCTCGACCGCCGTGAAGATCAACACCCCCCGCGTTGCCGGCGGGAGCGCCGGGTTCGCCGCCTACGAGCTGAGCGCCGGGAGCGGCCACAGCGGCGGCGCGAACTTCCTGTTCGCCGACGGGAGCGTCAAGTTCCTTCGCGACAGCCTGGACGCCGGCATCTTCTCCGCGCTCGGCACCCGCACCGGCGGCGAAGTGATCGGCAACTACTAACGCGGCCCCACACGCCACGAGCGCGGCCGGCCCGGGGATGAGTTCCCCGGGCCGGCCGCATTTCGTTAATCGCGTGTGATTCGCAAAAATCGAGCGTGTAAACCTGCGAACCAGTGCGTACAGTGAGGCCGGCCCCCCCCCCGCGCACCCGAGCGACACGATTCCCGATGACACTCCTCGCCGAAAGCTGGAGCCCCGAAACCTTCGGGCTGTCCCTGTTAGCCGCAGCCGCGTTCGGGTTGCTCGGGATCGCGCTGCTGGCACTCGGGTTCAAGGTGTTCGAGTGGATCACACCGAAGCTGAACGTCGAGGAAGAACTGGCGAAGGGGAACGTCGCGGTGGGCGTGGTTCTGGCCGCCGTGGTGCTCGGGATCAGCCTGATCGTGGTCCGCGCGATCGGCGGCTAACCCATGAAAATGTCACGCACAATCACCCTGAAGCTGCTCACCGGGCTGACGCTCACCGGGTGCCTCACCGCCTCCGGATGCGGCGGGGCTCAGGACGACACGCACGAGCAGGCGGCGGCGGACGCCAACGAACCGGTCGATGAAACTTGGTACGACGAAAGCGGTAACGCGGTCCAGCCGCAGTGGAAAGTGGACGAGCAGGGTAACCGGGTACTCGATGCCGAAGGGCGGCCCGTCCCCGAACCCGGCATCCCGCGCGACCGCCACGGCCACCTGTGGGTGTACCACCACGGCGTGTGGGTGCCGCCGATCGTCGTGTTCGGCCCGGCGTACCGAACCGGACCCGTGTATCACGGCGGAACTGTGTACCACAGCGCCCCGGCTCGTTCGAGTTCCTGGGTGAGCGGCGGTTCCGGGTACCGCACGCCCAGTACAACGACACCGTATCGCGCGCCGAGTGGCACCGGATCGCACCCGGTTCACACCGCGCCGTCGGCACCGAGTTCCGTCGCCGGCGCGAAGCCGCCCTCGGGTTCCTCGATCACGCGCGGCGGTTTCGGCAGCACCGGGTCCGCGTCGGCGTCTTCGGCGAGCAGTTGA belongs to Gemmata obscuriglobus and includes:
- a CDS encoding calcium-binding protein — encoded protein: MPTWTLKKLAARLLQSTGRPRPVPALRSGLEALDDRVMPSVSVFPYGEALYITGTAGDDAVAVTRSGGQLTVTTRAGNGPAVSTAVPVVPWMYIQFAGFDGNDSFSNETDIPAYADGGNGNDDLRGGSAADTLTGGAGDDYLNGGAGNDAIDGGADNDIIHGGQGNDVLTCGAGNDYASGSDGNDLLIGGTGNDFLAGGAGDDAFDPGTGTDTLTGGTGWDRLSIAARAAGAEVQNTQVVFRQVTATGFGSVVETVGCPDVETVELWGGAENNRFDAIGYTGTVMFHGGAGADWLRGTGGGDVLNGGEGNDTLSGEGNFDILNGGAGNDALYGGDGNDNLDGGDGNDALYGGAGNDTLTGGAGNDGLYGGAGFDRVAENARYAVVYVGADAVRSYFWQGAFMEFDPITEMEVVAVTGGAENNWFSANGYTGSVEFRGGAGNDTLLAGTSGDAALFGDAGNDTLGGGIGFDLLRGGAGNDTLTGGAGNDRLFGEGDDDTLSGGFGNDVLDGGDGNDVLGAVVTVGGLSGGWRQYTFADEPGDDVLRGGSGNDTARGGSGNDVIEGGSGNDTLGAVLVNVRRTNNDSIYYWEDIGEDGNDVIRGGDGDDTIKGGNGNDKLYGEGGNDMLGGETQLAYAQLSGDGYAYGFDLYGEAGDDELYGGTGKDILGGGDGKDILDGGGQYISPGYQILNALGQIYFDIDVAVAADGDLIYSDGGLSAYFGFELNKNYVNELTGERR
- a CDS encoding reverse transcriptase family protein — protein: MSTPTPVPAPAAPDTQTLWRLIVQAGGMKAYIDGQLRERGFLVTRRDADAMSDREKDAYKKALKQEAEERRKLRRETWGAYKANHIVHLGEGVFWTDEPKDDKWDTPNSEERAAENELPALDKPEQLAEALGVTVAQLKGMAYHRDAATSLHYVRFTIPKRDGTERPIWAPKKRLKAAQRWILHHIVERLPVHGSAQGFLVGRSILSNAQVHESPKILLKMDIKEFFPTVTVKRVRGVFRRAGYRNGISTLLAQVCTEAPREIVTIEGKTYYVSLGPRCLPQGAPTSPAITNALCLRLDRRLAGLAKRYGWRYTRYADDLTFSLPMEHKGPPKLGSMLGCARRIVEAEGFEVKSEKTRIHRTGGRQSVTGLVVNGDGPPRTTRKLRRQLRSAIHKLKTGKPLQEGESLARLTGYAAFVHMTNPELGRKMLADIQGFEGQAEGQVV
- a CDS encoding NAD(P)H-hydrate epimerase, translating into MFTLSRSEVRELDRRAIEEFGVPGVVLMENAGRGAAELLMRLNPDRKAVVILCGPGNNGGDGFVIARHLDNAGWPVWTIDHPGTTQLTGDAAVNRKIIERSAVPMLPWLPEVLPTPAGWLIDALFGTGLNRALDERYTDYFRMLNTSGYQVLAIDIPSGLDCDTGEPLGPAVRATHTATFVAPKRGFLNPKSKEWTGEVHTIDIGAPRALVDQYRRSKRV
- the rho gene encoding transcription termination factor Rho, with protein sequence MPDAKGVEGSPLPRPSLRAAAIAGKRPFRKPEGPPPVASAPPAAPPPAERPERERPERPERPERQRPAGSGARLDDLYRMPMPELFALAEKEGIREHTGMSRAQLIVGVVRRQIERGEVVRGSGTLEVLPDGYGFLRSQAHNYLASPEDIYVSPSQIRRMSLRTGLVVEGPIRLPIENQDNFALMQIELVNGKHPDEGTGVTSFEDLTPLHPNERLKLETTPDDLSMRIVDLITPIGKGQRGLIVAPPRTGKTILLSKMANAILKNHPESYVFVLLVDERPEEVTEMQRLVQSPNAEVVASTFDEPPEEHIHVSEIVLEKAKRMVEMRRDVIILLDSITRLARAHNTEAPGGGKLLSGGLDSNAMQKPKRFFGAARNVEEGGSLTILATALVDTGSKMDEVIFEEFKGTGNSELHLDRRLVEKRVYPAIDAVRSGTRKEELLMHPEEYEKVRILRRVLADMHPVEAMEMLINKSKKTKSNLEFLLSMNLG
- a CDS encoding carboxypeptidase regulatory-like domain-containing protein, whose product is MATFLRAAATALLFLALVGAGGCSDGPKIVPVSGTVTRNGQPVPHMTVNFEPATGRPSWGVSDESGRFTLEYDASTKGAVVGTHKVWVAWRPASPKEELDAAKGRGKKPADLVAIQQKYGAVDKSPLRVEVTEAVQNLDIKLD